Below is a genomic region from Schistocerca americana isolate TAMUIC-IGC-003095 chromosome 1, iqSchAmer2.1, whole genome shotgun sequence.
AAGAGGAGAGGCATAGGGTGGAGTCCTGTGGGATAATTAAGGTTATTAATGCTGCCTCTGAATGAACTTTCTGTCCGTGTTAAGTTGCAAGTTTGACCAGCTGTTTACTGTTGGAGATACATGAGTGAAACCATTCACTGAAGGCACGCCTAATTGCATAAGCTTCCACCTTATGAAACATCAAGGATTGGTTCAAAAAGATCAAATGCCTTTGTGAGACCTATAAAGAGACCAAAAGAAGAGTTTCTCATTAAACACATTTATAATGTGGCCTGTGAAAGTGAAAATTTCTTCACTTATTGATCTGTTTTTATGAAAGCTAAATTAGTGTTCAGATGATAAGCTGTTGCTTCCAAGAAAAGTGGTTAGATTTATTTATATGACCTTTCAAAATAATCTAGAGAAGCTGATAGAATGGAGATTTGCTGATAGTTGTTGACATCATACCTAGCCTCATTTTTTGAACAAAGGAACTGTCTTAGTCTTCTTGAAAGCTTCAAGGAAAATGCTAGTATAAAGTGCCAAAAGCATATGCCTGTTCCATTGGCCAATAATTTTCAGACCTTCACATTTGGATACAGGTGCTAAAAATAGTGATTTACTAATGTTACACTTTATGTTACGactgttttagaaggaaatgtacaCCAAGGTAATACACAATTAGCAATGTTGGTGAAGTGTAGATTAAATGTATCATGCTTTCTATTGTGTCTGCAACTAGATTATTGTTCTAGCATATATATTCCAAattttgctgattttcagtaccCCCTTGACAATGTCCCGAAAGGCCCTACTTTTATTGGTGGATTCACTTACAGGTTTGTTATTGTGCAGTtgataacaataatgaaaattctGGGAGAGAGCAatgtgtaaaataagggaaaggcaacttcTCATGTGTagggttgcctttcccttattttatgaattGTGCAGTTGATCAGCCTTATAAATTATTTCAATGGATCTTCttgacaggtttaagtagttgtgaaaATTTGAATCACTAGTTATAATGCTTTGCTCATAAAATCTCTTCTTAGTCTTACATGATATTCTGATGCCTTTTTTACCCAACCATGATTTAGTCCTCCATGTGTGTTTTTAATGTCACATCCTTCAGTGTAAAGGCAACATTGAAATCCTTGAGTGCTGCACCAAGGAAGGCTGCTTTTGTTTGGACCGCATTAACCTCTTTGCCACATCTGACACTCTGACACATCTGAATGTTTTTGAAGATTTCAATACTATTTGGCTCATTTACATATCTTTAAAAGACAAATTTAGTTATAGTGGAAGAGACTGTACTCTTGTCAGGCAAGTTGATTTTAAATAGTATCTCAGTTTGGTCTCAAAGTCCGTTAGACAAGTTCTGTAATTTTGATATGGGAACAGAGTCAGAATCATCAATATAGTATCAGTGCTACTACTAGAATTCATTGTACCCTTGTGGGGCCTTTACTGCTTTTGCATACTGGAAGTCAAAGGCTTGATACTTTAATCATATTAGAAGATATTCTGAAAGAAATTAGCGTTAAAGCCATCACTCTGAATTACGTTTTCCCCCTGTTCATATAAAAACATAACTCATGTTCTTATCTGGTTAAAGACACTGAAAGGTCAATAAATTCAGAGAATATTTATATTAGTTTGTGTGATGTCTATTGTACAATGTTCAAAATGTTTCTCAGCATATCAGGGATCAGTTTTTCATACTGTATTTGAATCTACCACTTCCCTGACAAGCAGTAGCCAGCCTCCACTACTTCTGTTTGATCTACAGAAACTCCTTCCAATTTTGTAATTCATAAATTTAATTAGTTGCAGGTTATCAGTTTTGATCCAGTGCTCTGTAGAACACATTATGTATGTAGTGTCTTCGCCTTTGGAAAGGACTTCTAATTATAGTACAGGTAGTTTGCTCTTAATAGTCTGTGTATTTTAGTAAAAGATGTTCAAGGTTGTTCTAGTTTGTGTTATAATGGAAATGGGATTATAGGTCAGAAGTCATGATTCTTGGTTGATAAAATCAATGAGTTTCAAATCAATTGAAGGTTGCGAAGTTTGGTTTCAaaatatttcttgttttatttatcATTTATACCTACTATCTTAGGACAACAATCTCAGCAGTTTCTCAGTTATCATTTGCTTTCTGTCTTGCATACAGTGAAAGTTATCCAAACATTTGGTTTCAGATTTGTAGCAAAAAGTGTTTTATCCAATTACAGCttatttttagtatttttattaTAAGAAAcatgtttacaaagtaatgaaagatTGTCTCATGTTTTGCATTGATGGTAAAGACAGTAATGTTAGCAAATATGTTACAGTGTTATgacaatattttattatattactaACACAACACAACCAAACACTTCTTCATAGctctgatgtgatgtgatgtgatgtggatGCAGGCAGTCAACTAAAGCGATTCCTATTTACCTTTCATTGCTCATCAACTCCATTAAAATCCTCGTATCAAAGAATTCTATTTGACTGCAAATCCACAACTGAGTAGATTAAACTTTGATGACTGCTTTTCCAACATTTTCTCCCTTAAGCATACCAATAAATGCTTTTGGCATATTTTCAAATCCTTCTGTGACAGTCTCTCTGTATTTCAATTTTCCTTCTTTAATCCACTGTATATTTTGTTTAATTCCCTCATCCCATCGGTCCAACCAACGTTTAACTAAAAATCCCTCCATtttcagctctttgaaaatcatgGCTGGCTGTAAGATGGGTGCAGTTGGTATTTCTGTGGAATTGTAACTAGATATAGAGCCACAGACTGAAATTCTTCCTCCTGTTCTCATATTATATATTACATCACTGCTCAGCTTCCCTCCTACATTATCAAAGTACACATCCACACCTTCAGGTGCAGCCTCTTTTAATGCTGTTGCAACATCCATGGACTTGTAGTTGTATGCATGATGAAAACCCAGTTCATCCTTCAGCCATTTTACCTGTGAACAGAAAACAAATTGATTGTGATGTCTTTCTGACAGGTAAAAAGATTTATTGCAAAGTATCCTGTACAGTCATTAAACATTAGAAGAGTTTTAATGGTAGATCTGTAAAAATCATTGATATTGTTATATCTGTGCTTTGAACGAAATGTTTAAATAACATGGGATCTATATTAATATTAAGTTTCTAAAGTACTACAAATATGAATGAATGTATGGAGGGCAGCTTTGACCTGTGTTCTCCTCATATGGAGCTAATGAGCGTACAAATAATTTGTGGTAAAAAAGAAGTAATATGCAGCATGTACAATGTAAAATGTAATACAGATTGTTTGTATCCAGGAGGTTTAACACATTTTGTTCACAAGGGGACTATTGTTATGTCAACtgtgtgatctctctctctctctctctctctctctctctctctctctcgctgtgtgtgtgtgtgtgtgtgtgtgtgtgtgtgtgtgtgtgtgtgtgagagagagagagagagagagagagagagactgactccaGATGGCCAGATGATATGTAACCTACCTTTTCATCAGACCCAGCAAAGCCAATGACCCTGCAGCCTTTTATAAGAGCAATTTGGCCTACAATGGAGCCAACAGCACCAGCTGCCCCACTGACCACAGCCACCTCTCCTGTCTTGGGATGGCAGAGTTCAAGAAATCCAAAATACGCAGAATTGCCTGGCATGCCTAAGACCCCCAGGCACAGTGACAAGGGCAAGTCGCCAACATCAGGTGCTAAAATGGGTGCCCACAAGTCATTATGGTTCTTTGTGTCAGCCACTGTGCGATCACGCCAGCCCCAGTAACCGACGACGTACTTCCCGACTGGGAAGTCAGGTGAGCGGCTCTCCACAATGCGTGCCACCTGCAAGTCCAGAAAAAATACATCAATTTGTACATACAAAATATGTGTAAACAATTGTGCACAGAGAAATTTGGCAGACCCAACAGCTGCTGCAGGATAGGGCATAACTAGTTGGGGCTAATGGAGTAATTTTTCAGGCCTCCAGAGGTCAAGGAGCTCCACTGCCCCCTTCCCAAAAAAGAAGGGATAGGAAGTATTAACACTTAATTCTCTGGGAGAAGGTTGTAGAATTGAGTCAGTATTTCTATTTTGAGATAGTCTTATGAATTACACTTCATTCATATAAAAATGACTCTGTAAACTTTGTGTGTGGATAACCAAGATAGTTATTTAGATTATAAATGTACAAGAAATTGTGTGGAATGTAATGGCTACTACTGCACGAAGAAGAAGCCAAATTCTGAAAGCAGCTGAAGAAAATTTTCATGTTCTACAGAGGGAATAAAGACAGACTTATTAGTTACCTAAAATCATGAAGGGGACAGACCCTCATCCAGCTGTAGGTCATAGTATTGGAGGGATACAGGCACATGTGCATCTTCTTTAGCTTATTAAATATTTTCTCTCACCGCATATTCTCTGGACATGACACCCAGTGACATGAAGAAACCACTGCTTGGCTGGCACGTTGTGATCAAGCAAGCTGGGATGTTttcacttcccctcttgttttgccatttgcctccataaaattcatttttcatgtctgacta
It encodes:
- the LOC124620545 gene encoding prostaglandin reductase 1-like → MVKARKFVLARHFEGEPQLDNFRLEEEELPPLEDGQILCEAVYLSVDPYQRVFKEMHKLGEPMIGSQVARIVESRSPDFPVGKYVVGYWGWRDRTVADTKNHNDLWAPILAPDVGDLPLSLCLGVLGMPGNSAYFGFLELCHPKTGEVAVVSGAAGAVGSIVGQIALIKGCRVIGFAGSDEKVKWLKDELGFHHAYNYKSMDVATALKEAAPEGVDVYFDNVGGKLSSDVIYNMRTGGRISVCGSISSYNSTEIPTAPILQPAMIFKELKMEGFLVKRWLDRWDEGIKQNIQWIKEGKLKYRETVTEGFENMPKAFIGMLKGENVGKAVIKV